The Pagrus major chromosome 17, Pma_NU_1.0 genome includes a region encoding these proteins:
- the flcn gene encoding folliculin isoform X1, translating to MNALVALCHFCELHGPRTLFCTEALHPPSPSPSSQTGAPVPGDRDRDGDREGEGLTMRANSSATQRGEMCDGCRSLPASHPGFMSIDDETGIRFLSHQHPRQPQLFSVVRQACVRSLSCEVNSDVCPGREGPIFFGDEQHGFVFSHTFFIKDSLARGFQRWYSIVMVAMDRIYLINSWPFLLRHLRLTIQSLQSTALKVFDNEQGVCPQRAVRMNSVFSPAVFPHQRSGNAARSLTSLTQHPNLWASLHSSFSWLLKACGSRLTEKLLEGAPTEDTLVLIERQTEQEEEMSCWEGAEGGAAKSQRHQSESELGLDFLCDHAKLDELPGPKFRSLRHLRQVLGAAEFRQLVWHVLMGNQVIWRGADPGLIQSAFTVLKSLLPVGCVRSVPYSAQYEEAYKCNFLGLSPDVPIPTHVSSSEFSVLVDVTSERGCQISAMGEDDISSLYQFTISSANSQPTDRGPTLLNKLEVALSNENLSVDVVSHCLLCLKEEWMNKVKVLFKFSKVDGRGREDTQKVLALLGATGPGEEDNVRLLKFWMTGLSKTYKSHLMTAVRGGERSPSQ from the exons ATGAATGCTCTGGTTGCTCTCTGTCACTTCTGTGAGCTCCATGGCCCTCGGACGTTGTTTTGCACTGAAGCACTGCACCCTCCATCCCCGTCCCCTTCATCCCAGACAGGTGCCCCAGTGCCAGGGGACAGGGACCGTGATGGTGACAGGGAAGGAGAAGGGCTGACCATGAGGGCCAACAGCTCGGCCACACAGAGAGGGGAAATGTGTGAC GGCTGTCGATCCCTTCCTGCATCTCACCCTGGCTTCATGAGCATTGATGACGAAACAGGCATTCGCTTCCTGAGCCACCAGCATCCCAGACAGCCGCAGCTGTTCAGCGTGGTCCGCCAGGCATGCGTACGCAGCCTCAGCTGTGAGGTAAACAGTGAC GTGTGTCCCGGCCGTGAAGGCCCGATTTTCTTTGGAGATGAGCAGCACGGTTTTGTGTTCTCGCACACGTTCTTTATCAAAGACAGCCTCGCCAGGGGCTTCCAGCGCTGGTACAGTATCGTCATGGTAGCAATGGACAGGATCTACCTTATCAACTCCTGGCCTTTTCTGTTACGCCACCTCAGACTCACAATCCAGAGCCTGCAAAGCACTGCCCTCAAG GTGTTTGACAATGAACAAGGAGTTTGTCCCCAGCGAGCAGTGAGGATGAACAGTGTCTTCTCACCTGCAGTGTTTCCACACCAAAGGAGTGGCAATGCAGCACGATCACTAACTTCTCTTACCCAGCATCCCAATCTCTGGGCCAGCCTGCACTCCTCCTTTAGCTG GCTGCTGAAGGCCTGTGGGAGTCGTCTGAcagagaagctgctggaggGAGCCCCCACAGAGGACACGCTGGTGCTaatagagagacagacgg agcaagaggaggaaatgagcTGCTGGGAAGGAGCAGAAGGAGGCGCTGCAAAGTCACAGCGGCACCAATCAGAGAGCGAGCTGGGCCTCGACTTCCTGTGTGATCATGCAAAATTGGATGAGTTACCTGGTCCCAAATTTAGGTCACTGAGGCATTTGAGACAG GTTCTCGGGGCTGCTGAGTTTCGTCAGCTGGTGTGGCATGTGCTCATGGGAAATCAGGTCATATGGAGAGGCGCAGACCCCGGGCTCATCCAATCAGCTTTTACAGTGCTCAAG TCTTTGCTGCCGGTGGGCTGTGTGCGATCTGTGCCATACAGTGCTCAATATGAGGAGGCCTACAAATGCAACTTCctgggtctcagcccagatgTTCCTATCCCAACTCACGTCAGCTCCTCAG aGTTTTCAGTGCTGGTGGATGTCACTTCAGAGAGAGGCTGTCAGATCTCAGCCATGGGTGAAGACGATATCTCCTCACTTTATCAGTTCACCATCAGCAGTGCCAACTCACAGCCCACAGACAGGG GTCCAACGTTATTGAACAAGCTTGAGGTGGCTCTGTCGAATGAGAACTTGTCTGTGGACGTCGTATCTCACTGCTTGTTGTGTCTGAAGGAAGAGTGGATGAA tAAGGTCAAAGTTCTATTCAAGTTCTCCAAAGTGGACgggcgagggagggaggacacCCAGAAGGTTCTGGCCCTCCTCGGCGCCACCGGGCCAGGCGAGGAGGACAACGTCAGGCTGCTAAAGTTCTGGATGACTGGACTCAGCAAAACCTACAAGAGTCATTTAATGACCGCAGTgcgaggaggggagaggagccCCAGCCAGTGA
- the flcn gene encoding folliculin isoform X2, with product MNALVALCHFCELHGPRTLFCTEALHPPSPSPSSQTGAPVPGDRDRDGDREGEGLTMRANSSATQRGEMCDGCRSLPASHPGFMSIDDETGIRFLSHQHPRQPQLFSVVRQACVRSLSCEVCPGREGPIFFGDEQHGFVFSHTFFIKDSLARGFQRWYSIVMVAMDRIYLINSWPFLLRHLRLTIQSLQSTALKVFDNEQGVCPQRAVRMNSVFSPAVFPHQRSGNAARSLTSLTQHPNLWASLHSSFSWLLKACGSRLTEKLLEGAPTEDTLVLIERQTEQEEEMSCWEGAEGGAAKSQRHQSESELGLDFLCDHAKLDELPGPKFRSLRHLRQVLGAAEFRQLVWHVLMGNQVIWRGADPGLIQSAFTVLKSLLPVGCVRSVPYSAQYEEAYKCNFLGLSPDVPIPTHVSSSEFSVLVDVTSERGCQISAMGEDDISSLYQFTISSANSQPTDRGPTLLNKLEVALSNENLSVDVVSHCLLCLKEEWMNKVKVLFKFSKVDGRGREDTQKVLALLGATGPGEEDNVRLLKFWMTGLSKTYKSHLMTAVRGGERSPSQ from the exons ATGAATGCTCTGGTTGCTCTCTGTCACTTCTGTGAGCTCCATGGCCCTCGGACGTTGTTTTGCACTGAAGCACTGCACCCTCCATCCCCGTCCCCTTCATCCCAGACAGGTGCCCCAGTGCCAGGGGACAGGGACCGTGATGGTGACAGGGAAGGAGAAGGGCTGACCATGAGGGCCAACAGCTCGGCCACACAGAGAGGGGAAATGTGTGAC GGCTGTCGATCCCTTCCTGCATCTCACCCTGGCTTCATGAGCATTGATGACGAAACAGGCATTCGCTTCCTGAGCCACCAGCATCCCAGACAGCCGCAGCTGTTCAGCGTGGTCCGCCAGGCATGCGTACGCAGCCTCAGCTGTGAG GTGTGTCCCGGCCGTGAAGGCCCGATTTTCTTTGGAGATGAGCAGCACGGTTTTGTGTTCTCGCACACGTTCTTTATCAAAGACAGCCTCGCCAGGGGCTTCCAGCGCTGGTACAGTATCGTCATGGTAGCAATGGACAGGATCTACCTTATCAACTCCTGGCCTTTTCTGTTACGCCACCTCAGACTCACAATCCAGAGCCTGCAAAGCACTGCCCTCAAG GTGTTTGACAATGAACAAGGAGTTTGTCCCCAGCGAGCAGTGAGGATGAACAGTGTCTTCTCACCTGCAGTGTTTCCACACCAAAGGAGTGGCAATGCAGCACGATCACTAACTTCTCTTACCCAGCATCCCAATCTCTGGGCCAGCCTGCACTCCTCCTTTAGCTG GCTGCTGAAGGCCTGTGGGAGTCGTCTGAcagagaagctgctggaggGAGCCCCCACAGAGGACACGCTGGTGCTaatagagagacagacgg agcaagaggaggaaatgagcTGCTGGGAAGGAGCAGAAGGAGGCGCTGCAAAGTCACAGCGGCACCAATCAGAGAGCGAGCTGGGCCTCGACTTCCTGTGTGATCATGCAAAATTGGATGAGTTACCTGGTCCCAAATTTAGGTCACTGAGGCATTTGAGACAG GTTCTCGGGGCTGCTGAGTTTCGTCAGCTGGTGTGGCATGTGCTCATGGGAAATCAGGTCATATGGAGAGGCGCAGACCCCGGGCTCATCCAATCAGCTTTTACAGTGCTCAAG TCTTTGCTGCCGGTGGGCTGTGTGCGATCTGTGCCATACAGTGCTCAATATGAGGAGGCCTACAAATGCAACTTCctgggtctcagcccagatgTTCCTATCCCAACTCACGTCAGCTCCTCAG aGTTTTCAGTGCTGGTGGATGTCACTTCAGAGAGAGGCTGTCAGATCTCAGCCATGGGTGAAGACGATATCTCCTCACTTTATCAGTTCACCATCAGCAGTGCCAACTCACAGCCCACAGACAGGG GTCCAACGTTATTGAACAAGCTTGAGGTGGCTCTGTCGAATGAGAACTTGTCTGTGGACGTCGTATCTCACTGCTTGTTGTGTCTGAAGGAAGAGTGGATGAA tAAGGTCAAAGTTCTATTCAAGTTCTCCAAAGTGGACgggcgagggagggaggacacCCAGAAGGTTCTGGCCCTCCTCGGCGCCACCGGGCCAGGCGAGGAGGACAACGTCAGGCTGCTAAAGTTCTGGATGACTGGACTCAGCAAAACCTACAAGAGTCATTTAATGACCGCAGTgcgaggaggggagaggagccCCAGCCAGTGA
- the LOC141011391 gene encoding uncharacterized protein gives MSLPVLLLLSLLTVQCGGCGFEMEGVKNIKTTIDSNPTGFRTVFPKDYYLVHHYTRNMLCDTDPCCVFPAAVVLLDSWHVLLRNLWDEHLNHSLILDIKQTLERIIKRNRNTERFQEETDLDQFSPLSSSPEELLNLTSELFAQWLKVGCEPSIETCSLPTLPPSVERKDYGPSRARLLTTRAISGEEEVQPVKMIDITQPPSNSGPPPLSYRASLWSSLLLRLYWWLLP, from the exons ATGTCACTGCCAG TTTTGCTGTTGCTATCACTCTTGACTGTCCAATGTGGTGGATGTGGCTTTGAAATGGAGGgagtgaaaaacattaaaacaaccaTCGACTCCAATCCGACTGGATTT CGGACAGTATTTCCTAAAGATTACTATCTAGTGCACCACTACACCAGAAACATGCTCTGTGACACTGATCCG TGTTGTGTGTTCCCTGCTGCAGTAGTCCTCCTGGATTCCTGGCATGTGCTCCTCAGAAACCTCTGGGACGAGCACCTAAATCACTCCTTAATCCTCGATATCAAGCAGACACTGGAGAGAATTATAAAGAGGAACAGAAATACAGAG AGGTTCCAGGAGGAGACGGACCTGGACCAGTTCTCCCCGTTATCTTCCTCTCCTGAAGAACTCCTCAACCTGACGTCAGAACTTTTTGCTCAGTGGCTCAAGGTTGGATGCGAACCTTCGATTGAAACTTGCTCCCTGCCCACTTTGCCCCCCTCTGTTGAGAGGAAGGATTACGGTCCATCGAGGGCCAGACTCTTGACCACCCGAGCTATCAGCGGTGAGGAGGAAGTACAGCCTGTCAAGATGATTGACATAACGCAGCCGCCGTCCAACAGTGGTCCCCCGCCCCTGTCGTATCGCGCTTCCCTCTGGAGCTCTTTGCTACTCAGACTCTACTGGTGGTTGTTGCCATAG
- the flcn gene encoding folliculin isoform X3 yields MNALVALCHFCELHGPRTLFCTEALHPPSPSPSSQTGAPVPGDRDRDGDREGEGLTMRANSSATQRGEMCDGCRSLPASHPGFMSIDDETGIRFLSHQHPRQPQLFSVVRQACVRSLSCEVNSDVCPGREGPIFFGDEQHGFVFSHTFFIKDSLARGFQRWYSIVMVAMDRIYLINSWPFLLRHLRLTIQSLQSTALKVFDNEQGVCPQRAVRMNSVFSPAVFPHQRSGNAARSLTSLTQHPNLWASLHSSFSWLLKACGSRLTEKLLEGAPTEDTLVLIERQTEQEEEMSCWEGAEGGAAKSQRHQSESELGLDFLCDHAKLDELPGPKFRSLRHLRQVLGAAEFRQLVWHVLMGNQVIWRGADPGLIQSAFTVLKSLLPVGCVRSVPYSAQYEEAYKCNFLGLSPDVPIPTHVSSSEFSVLVDVTSERGCQISAMGEDDISSLYQFTISSANSQPTDRGPTLLNKLEVALSNENLSVDVVSHCLLCLKEEWMKSKFYSSSPKWTGEGGRTPRRFWPSSAPPGQARRTTSGC; encoded by the exons ATGAATGCTCTGGTTGCTCTCTGTCACTTCTGTGAGCTCCATGGCCCTCGGACGTTGTTTTGCACTGAAGCACTGCACCCTCCATCCCCGTCCCCTTCATCCCAGACAGGTGCCCCAGTGCCAGGGGACAGGGACCGTGATGGTGACAGGGAAGGAGAAGGGCTGACCATGAGGGCCAACAGCTCGGCCACACAGAGAGGGGAAATGTGTGAC GGCTGTCGATCCCTTCCTGCATCTCACCCTGGCTTCATGAGCATTGATGACGAAACAGGCATTCGCTTCCTGAGCCACCAGCATCCCAGACAGCCGCAGCTGTTCAGCGTGGTCCGCCAGGCATGCGTACGCAGCCTCAGCTGTGAGGTAAACAGTGAC GTGTGTCCCGGCCGTGAAGGCCCGATTTTCTTTGGAGATGAGCAGCACGGTTTTGTGTTCTCGCACACGTTCTTTATCAAAGACAGCCTCGCCAGGGGCTTCCAGCGCTGGTACAGTATCGTCATGGTAGCAATGGACAGGATCTACCTTATCAACTCCTGGCCTTTTCTGTTACGCCACCTCAGACTCACAATCCAGAGCCTGCAAAGCACTGCCCTCAAG GTGTTTGACAATGAACAAGGAGTTTGTCCCCAGCGAGCAGTGAGGATGAACAGTGTCTTCTCACCTGCAGTGTTTCCACACCAAAGGAGTGGCAATGCAGCACGATCACTAACTTCTCTTACCCAGCATCCCAATCTCTGGGCCAGCCTGCACTCCTCCTTTAGCTG GCTGCTGAAGGCCTGTGGGAGTCGTCTGAcagagaagctgctggaggGAGCCCCCACAGAGGACACGCTGGTGCTaatagagagacagacgg agcaagaggaggaaatgagcTGCTGGGAAGGAGCAGAAGGAGGCGCTGCAAAGTCACAGCGGCACCAATCAGAGAGCGAGCTGGGCCTCGACTTCCTGTGTGATCATGCAAAATTGGATGAGTTACCTGGTCCCAAATTTAGGTCACTGAGGCATTTGAGACAG GTTCTCGGGGCTGCTGAGTTTCGTCAGCTGGTGTGGCATGTGCTCATGGGAAATCAGGTCATATGGAGAGGCGCAGACCCCGGGCTCATCCAATCAGCTTTTACAGTGCTCAAG TCTTTGCTGCCGGTGGGCTGTGTGCGATCTGTGCCATACAGTGCTCAATATGAGGAGGCCTACAAATGCAACTTCctgggtctcagcccagatgTTCCTATCCCAACTCACGTCAGCTCCTCAG aGTTTTCAGTGCTGGTGGATGTCACTTCAGAGAGAGGCTGTCAGATCTCAGCCATGGGTGAAGACGATATCTCCTCACTTTATCAGTTCACCATCAGCAGTGCCAACTCACAGCCCACAGACAGGG GTCCAACGTTATTGAACAAGCTTGAGGTGGCTCTGTCGAATGAGAACTTGTCTGTGGACGTCGTATCTCACTGCTTGTTGTGTCTGAAGGAAGAGTGGATGAA GTCAAAGTTCTATTCAAGTTCTCCAAAGTGGACgggcgagggagggaggacacCCAGAAGGTTCTGGCCCTCCTCGGCGCCACCGGGCCAGGCGAGGAGGACAACGTCAGGCTGCTAA
- the flcn gene encoding folliculin isoform X4 produces the protein MNALVALCHFCELHGPRTLFCTEALHPPSPSPSSQTGAPVPGDRDRDGDREGEGLTMRANSSATQRGEMCDGCRSLPASHPGFMSIDDETGIRFLSHQHPRQPQLFSVVRQACVRSLSCEVCPGREGPIFFGDEQHGFVFSHTFFIKDSLARGFQRWYSIVMVAMDRIYLINSWPFLLRHLRLTIQSLQSTALKVFDNEQGVCPQRAVRMNSVFSPAVFPHQRSGNAARSLTSLTQHPNLWASLHSSFSWLLKACGSRLTEKLLEGAPTEDTLVLIERQTEQEEEMSCWEGAEGGAAKSQRHQSESELGLDFLCDHAKLDELPGPKFRSLRHLRQVLGAAEFRQLVWHVLMGNQVIWRGADPGLIQSAFTVLKSLLPVGCVRSVPYSAQYEEAYKCNFLGLSPDVPIPTHVSSSEFSVLVDVTSERGCQISAMGEDDISSLYQFTISSANSQPTDRGPTLLNKLEVALSNENLSVDVVSHCLLCLKEEWMKSKFYSSSPKWTGEGGRTPRRFWPSSAPPGQARRTTSGC, from the exons ATGAATGCTCTGGTTGCTCTCTGTCACTTCTGTGAGCTCCATGGCCCTCGGACGTTGTTTTGCACTGAAGCACTGCACCCTCCATCCCCGTCCCCTTCATCCCAGACAGGTGCCCCAGTGCCAGGGGACAGGGACCGTGATGGTGACAGGGAAGGAGAAGGGCTGACCATGAGGGCCAACAGCTCGGCCACACAGAGAGGGGAAATGTGTGAC GGCTGTCGATCCCTTCCTGCATCTCACCCTGGCTTCATGAGCATTGATGACGAAACAGGCATTCGCTTCCTGAGCCACCAGCATCCCAGACAGCCGCAGCTGTTCAGCGTGGTCCGCCAGGCATGCGTACGCAGCCTCAGCTGTGAG GTGTGTCCCGGCCGTGAAGGCCCGATTTTCTTTGGAGATGAGCAGCACGGTTTTGTGTTCTCGCACACGTTCTTTATCAAAGACAGCCTCGCCAGGGGCTTCCAGCGCTGGTACAGTATCGTCATGGTAGCAATGGACAGGATCTACCTTATCAACTCCTGGCCTTTTCTGTTACGCCACCTCAGACTCACAATCCAGAGCCTGCAAAGCACTGCCCTCAAG GTGTTTGACAATGAACAAGGAGTTTGTCCCCAGCGAGCAGTGAGGATGAACAGTGTCTTCTCACCTGCAGTGTTTCCACACCAAAGGAGTGGCAATGCAGCACGATCACTAACTTCTCTTACCCAGCATCCCAATCTCTGGGCCAGCCTGCACTCCTCCTTTAGCTG GCTGCTGAAGGCCTGTGGGAGTCGTCTGAcagagaagctgctggaggGAGCCCCCACAGAGGACACGCTGGTGCTaatagagagacagacgg agcaagaggaggaaatgagcTGCTGGGAAGGAGCAGAAGGAGGCGCTGCAAAGTCACAGCGGCACCAATCAGAGAGCGAGCTGGGCCTCGACTTCCTGTGTGATCATGCAAAATTGGATGAGTTACCTGGTCCCAAATTTAGGTCACTGAGGCATTTGAGACAG GTTCTCGGGGCTGCTGAGTTTCGTCAGCTGGTGTGGCATGTGCTCATGGGAAATCAGGTCATATGGAGAGGCGCAGACCCCGGGCTCATCCAATCAGCTTTTACAGTGCTCAAG TCTTTGCTGCCGGTGGGCTGTGTGCGATCTGTGCCATACAGTGCTCAATATGAGGAGGCCTACAAATGCAACTTCctgggtctcagcccagatgTTCCTATCCCAACTCACGTCAGCTCCTCAG aGTTTTCAGTGCTGGTGGATGTCACTTCAGAGAGAGGCTGTCAGATCTCAGCCATGGGTGAAGACGATATCTCCTCACTTTATCAGTTCACCATCAGCAGTGCCAACTCACAGCCCACAGACAGGG GTCCAACGTTATTGAACAAGCTTGAGGTGGCTCTGTCGAATGAGAACTTGTCTGTGGACGTCGTATCTCACTGCTTGTTGTGTCTGAAGGAAGAGTGGATGAA GTCAAAGTTCTATTCAAGTTCTCCAAAGTGGACgggcgagggagggaggacacCCAGAAGGTTCTGGCCCTCCTCGGCGCCACCGGGCCAGGCGAGGAGGACAACGTCAGGCTGCTAA